From the Actinopolymorpha singaporensis genome, the window CTCGCGCTGTGCCTGTGGCGGGTGGTGCGCGGCCGCAATCTCGTCCTCAGCCTGCTCCTGCTGCCGATGTTCGTGGCACCGGTCGTGGTCGGCCTGCTCGGCAGGTTCCTCACCGACTCCACGTTCGGCCTGTACGCCTGGCTGCTGCGCGGCGCCGGCTACACCGGCGACATCCTCGGCGGGAAGTACTCCGCGTTCGCCGCCGTGGTGGCGATGGACGTGTGGGAGTGGACGCCGCTGATCGCGCTGATCACCCTGGCCGGGCTGTCCTCGGTGCCGCTGTCGGTGCGCGAGGCGGCCGCGATCGACGGGGCGAGCGGCTGGAAGTCGCTGCGCCACATCGTTCTGCCGTCCATCTCCAACGTGTTGCTGGTGGCGCTGCTGATCAGGTCCATGGACGCCATCCGCTACTTCGACATCATCTGGGTCACCACCAACGGCGGCCCGGCCGACGCCACCAAGACGGTGCCGGTGCGGCTGTACGAAACGGCGTTCCGGTTCTTCGACCTCGGGTACGCCGCGACGATCGGCCTGGTGATGCTCGCGGTCTCGATCGCGATCGCCCGGACCTTCGTCCGGCTCCTCGACCAGAAGGGACTCACCCGATGAGCGCCACCGCCCCCACCAGCCCACTGGAGCGGGGCACCAAGAGCTCCCGCACGCTCGCCTGGGTGCTGCTCGCGGTCGGCCTGGTGTGGACGCTCGTGCCGCTGGTGTGGATGCTGTCGTCGTCGCTGAAGTCCAAGGCGGACGTGA encodes:
- a CDS encoding carbohydrate ABC transporter permease; protein product: MSDTLTGVSESGAQRTGRRRSRLAFEGRLMAPGVILLAALSIVPFLAIIWMNFSQVRLLGGVATSWVGLDNWARFFTDVDMAATWLRTAAFFLLTVGLEMVGGVVLALCLWRVVRGRNLVLSLLLLPMFVAPVVVGLLGRFLTDSTFGLYAWLLRGAGYTGDILGGKYSAFAAVVAMDVWEWTPLIALITLAGLSSVPLSVREAAAIDGASGWKSLRHIVLPSISNVLLVALLIRSMDAIRYFDIIWVTTNGGPADATKTVPVRLYETAFRFFDLGYAATIGLVMLAVSIAIARTFVRLLDQKGLTR